Proteins encoded together in one Ipomoea triloba cultivar NCNSP0323 chromosome 4, ASM357664v1 window:
- the LOC116015922 gene encoding uncharacterized protein LOC116015922, protein MLEIWVDTMDANDFIEVEVKVDEPEGQWESEVEIEVQPLNKDKECDVGDSMECDSVKTEHQVVKPNDIDAINFSDDALLMESDSDGDSKWPIFRAATDMNDPEFTLGMTFATKQEFREAVQSYGFKNGKDIRTPRNDKERVVVECSQHGCPWRIGLRKVVNSHYWRILNMVDVHEACTWAWENSMVKASVIAKRWAKELKNHPDWMMKKFKDAVCSKEGFYVSDQQAYRAIWKAKKQRVGDDEDNFKRIWSYCAELSRTNPKTSYVVKTSDLIAENGQNRFLRMYICWEPSKQGFKHYRPLIGVGRCHLRCATGGKMLTIVSVDANDSIFPLAYAIVEGEKKESWSWFLQLLKEDLEITEDNEKGFCFISDKYKGLIPAFVDVLPTVEHRFCVSNLHANMKVAGFQGNALKDALWACARATTLNSYNDYLRKLRALDEDTYQWLGDKSPNEWSRSHFSTHNHFDMLVNNICESFNSSSLVARDKPIIECLETIRKMLMSTFFEKRQKAAG, encoded by the coding sequence ATGTTGGAGATTTGGGTTGATACTATGGATGCCAATGATTTTATTGAGGTAGAAGTTAAGGTAGATGAACCTGAAGGTCAATGGGAAAGTGAGGTGGAGATTGAGGTTCAACCTTTGAATAAGGATAAGGAGTGTGATGTTGGAGATTCAATGGAATGTGACAGTGTTAAAACAGAACATCAAGTAGTGAAACCAAATGATATTGATGCCATTAACTTCTCTGATGATGCTTTACTAATGGAATCTGACAGTGATGGTGATAGTAAATGGCCTATTTTTAGAGCTGCCACTGACATGAATGATCCTGAATTTACATTAGGCATGACATTTGCAACCAAACAAGAGTTTAGAGAAGCAGTTCAGAGTTATGGTTTCAAAAATGGGAAAGATATTAGAACTCCTAGAAATGACAAGGAGAGGGTTGTAGTTGAGTGTTCACAGCATGGTTGCCCTTGGAGAATAGGGTTGAGGAAAGTGGTTAACTCACATTATTGGAGGATTCTAAACATGGTTGATGTGCATGAGGCTTGTACTTGGGCTTGGGAGAATTCCATGGTAAAAGCAAGTGTGATTGCTAAGAGGTGGGCCAAGGAATTAAAAAACCATCCAGACTGGATGATGAAAAAATTCAAGGATGCAGTGTGCAGTAAAGAGGGGTTCTATGTAAGTGACCAACAAGCCTATAGGGCTATTTGGAAGGCAAAGAAACAAAGAGTTGGTGATGATGAAGACAACTTCAAGAGGATTTGGAGTTATTGTGCTGAATTGTCAAGGACAAACCCTAAGACTAGTTATGTAGTGAAGACTAGTGATTTAATTGCTGAAAATGGGCAGAATAGATTCTTGAGAATGTACATATGTTGGGAACCTAGCAAACAAGGATTCAAACACTATAGGCCTTTAATAGGTGTGGGTAGATGTCACTTGAGATGTGCAACAGGTGGGAAGATGCTGACTATTGTGTCTGTTGATGCTAATGATAGCATTTTTCCACTTGCATATGCTATTGTTGAAGGAGAGAAGAAGGAGTCTTGGTCTTGGTTTCTACAATTActgaaggaggatttggagaTAACAGAGGATAATGAGAAAGGATTTTGTTTCATAAGTGATAAATATAAGGGTTTAATCCCTGCATTTGTGGATGTCCTACCTACTGTGGAGCACAGATTCTGTGTTAGCAACTTACATGCTAATATGAAGGTAGCAGGGTTTCAAGGTAATGCATTAAAAGATGCTTTATGGGCTTGTGCCAGGGCAACAACTTTGAATTCCTACAATGACTATTTAAGGAAACTTAGGGCATTAGATGAAGATACATATCAGTGGTTAGGTGATAAGTCTCCTAATGAATGGTCTAGATCTCACTTCTCAACACACAACCACTTTGACATGTTGGTGAATAACATATGTGAGTCTTTTAATTCATCCTCACTTGTGGCTAGGGACAAGCCTATTATAGAATGTCTTGAAACCATAAGGAAGATGCTAATGAGTACATTCTTTGAAAAGAGACAAAAGGCAGCTGGTTAG